The following proteins are encoded in a genomic region of Gossypium hirsutum isolate 1008001.06 chromosome D05, Gossypium_hirsutum_v2.1, whole genome shotgun sequence:
- the LOC107904032 gene encoding mechanosensitive ion channel protein 6, producing MTVNSGDRKEIILKIDDRSNDGGTPVSGGAVTAADGGKIWRESSYDFWNDNEKIEGNWNEANVNMNGAGSSGNNSNRESEGFDFMPSKQAATEDPPSKLIGQFLHKQKASGEFSLDMDLEMEELQQEPPHHGGILPTVAESPSTAPSPSAAAFPRVSFENNPVRRRPSKGSPSPRKEESDGVVKCSSNSSSKRSEGRSFQRKSSLLITKTKSRLMDPPTPEKGEPKSAKSGAGKSRQIMRSGVLGKSMEEEEDDPLLEEDLPDEYKKNKLSVLVLLEWLSLILIIAGLVCSLTIPYLRKKSLWSLMLWKWEVLVLVLICGRLVSGWIIRIIVFFIERNFLLRKRVLYFVYGVRKPVRNCLWLGLVLIAWHYLFDKKVQKETKSKFLGYVTKILVCLLVGVLLWLVKTLLVKVLASSFHVSTFFDRIQDSLFNQYVIETLSGPPLIEIRRAEEEEEKIANEVMNLQKAGATIPPGLKTSTVSSPYSGKQTGSGRIQKTPRGKSPLLSPAFSAGKGEKDDKGITIDHLHKLNTKNVSAWNMKRLVHIIRHGALSTLDEQIHDSAFEDESANQIRNEYEAKAAARKIFENVAKPGSRFIYLEDIERFLQEDEALKTMSLFEEASESKRISKKALKNWVVNAFRERRALALTLNDTKTAVNKLHRMVNVLVGIIILVIWLLILEIASSKVLVFISSQLLLVAFIFGNTCKTIFEAIIFLFVMHPFDVGDRCDIDGIQMIVEEMNILTTVFLRYDNQKIIIPNSVLATKAIHNYYRSPDMLEIVEFCIHVKTPAEKIGLMKQRIMSYIEHKSDHWYQDTMIIFKELEELNRVRIAIWVTHRMNHQDMGERYIRRALLIEELVKIFNDLDIKYRLYPININVCSMPPATSDRLPPNWSGPAS from the exons ATGACCGTTAATTCGGGCGACCGGAAAGAAATCATCTTGAAGATTGATGACAGAAGCAATGACGGTGGTACTCCTGTTTCCGGCGGAGCAGTCACCGCCGCCGATGGAGGTAAGATTTGGAGAGAGTCTAGCTATGATTTTTGGAACGACAATGAGAAAATCGAAGGGAACTGGAATGAAGCGAATGTGAATATGAATGGTGCTGGCAGTAGTGGTAATAATAGTAATAGGGAAAGTGAAGGCTTTGATTTCATGCCAAGCAAACAGGCAGCCACCGAAGATCCACCATCGAAGTTGATCGGTCAGTTTTTGCATAAACAAAAAGCTTCAGGTGAGTTCTCATTGGATATGGATTTGGAAATGGAAGAACTTCAACAAGAACCACCTCATCACGGCGGTATTCTGCCTACAGTTGCCGAATCACCATCAACGGCACCGTCGCCTTCGGCGGCTGCTTTTCCCAGGGTGTCTTTTGAAAACAACCCTGTTAGAAGAAGACCAAGTAAAGGCTCACCATCTCCAAGAAAAGAAGAGAGTGATGGGGTTGTAAAGTGTAGCTCAAACTCTTCTTCTAAAAGAAGTGAAGGTCGTTCTTTTCAAAGGAAATCAAGCTTGTTAATAACCAAAACAAAGTCCAGGTTGATGGATCCTCCCACACCGGAAAAAGGGGAGCCAAAGTCAGCCAAATCTGGAGCAGGGAAGTCAAGACAGATAATGAGATCTGGGGTTCTAGGGAAAAGCATGGAGGAAGAAGAGGATGATCCATTGCTTGAAGAAGATTTGCCTGATGAGTACAAGAAAAATAAGTTAAGTGTTTTGGTTTTGCTTGAATGGTTAAGTTTGATTTTGATAATTGCTGGTTTAGTTTGTAGTCTTACAATTCCTTATTTAAGGAAGAAAAGTTTATGGAGCCTTATGTTGTGGAAATGGGAAGTTTTGGTATTGGTTTTGATATGTGGTAGGTTGGTTTCAGGGTGGATTATAAGGATAATTGTGTTTTTTATAGAGAGGAATTTTCTTTTGAGGAAAAGGGTATTGTATTTTGTTTATGGAGTGAGGAAACCGGTTAGAAATTGCTTGTGGTTAGGGTTGGTTTTGATTGCTTGGCATTACTTGTTTGATAAGAAAGTTCAAAAGGAAACAAAGAGTAAATTCCTTGGATATGTAACTAAAATTTTGGTTTGTCTATTGGTTGGTGTATTGTTGTGGCTGGTGAAGACCCTTTTGGTCAAGGTATTAGCATCATCTTTCCATGTGAGCACTTTTTTTGATCGAATCCAGGATTCCTTGTTCAATCAGTATGTGATCGAGACACTTTCGGGTCCTCCTTTGATCGAGATTCGAAGGGCGGAGGAGGAAGAAGAGAAGATTGCGAATGAAGTTATGAACTTACAGAAAGCTGGTGCTACCATTCCCCCTGGTCTCAAAACATCCACTGTTTCATCGCCCTATTCCGGGAAACAGACAGGGAGTGGACGAATCCAGAAAACTCCTCGAGGAAAAAGCCCTCTGCTTTCCCCTGCCTTTTCAGCAGGAAAGGGAGAGAAGGATGATAAGGGGATTACAATTGATCACTTGCACAAACTGAATACTAAAAATGTCTCTGCTTGGAACATGAAAAGGTTAGTGCACATAATCCGCCATGGAGCTCTTTCCACTTTAGATGAGCAGATCCATGATTCAGCTTTCGAAGACGAGTCTGCGAATCAAATTAGAAACGAATACGAGGCAAAAGCTGCAGCAAGGAAAATCTTCGAGAATGTTGCTAAGCCGGGATCCAG ATTCATCTACTTGGAGGACATTGAACGTTTTCTGCAAGAAGATGAGGCCTTGAAGACTATGAGCCTCTTTGAAGAAGCATCTGAAAGCAAGAGAATTAGCAAGAAAGCCCTCAAGAATTGGGTG GTCAACGCATTTAGAGAACGAAGGGCACTTGCCTTGACACTGAATGATACCAAAACAGCTGTAAACAAGCTTCATCGGATGGTAAACGTTTTGGTCGGCATCATCATACTGGTTATATGGCTCCTCATACTCGAAATCGCCTCCAGCAAAGTCCTTGTTTTCATTAGCTCTCAACTGCTTCTAGTTGCATTCATATTTGGAAACACCTGCAAGACGATATTTGAAGCTATTATATTCTTGTTCGTTATGCACCCGTTTGATGTGGGTGACCGGTGTGATATCGATGGAATTCAG ATGATCGTGGAGGAAATGAACATCTTGACTACTGTTTTCCTAAGATATGATAACCAGAAGATCATAATCCCCAACAGCGTCCTGGCTACTAAGGCCATACATAACTATTACCGTAGCCCTGACATGTTAGAGATAGTTGAATTCTGTATCCATGTGAAAACTCCTGCTGAAAAGATCGGTCTCATGAAGCAGAGGATAATGAG CTACATTGAGCACAAGAGTGACCACTGGTATCAAGATACGATGATTATATTCAAGGAGCTTGAAGAGTTGAATCGAGTAAGGATAGCAATATGGGTGACACATAGAATGAACCACCAAGACATGGGAGAGAGGTATATAAGAAGGGCTCTCTTGATCGAAGAGCTAGTTAAGATTTTCAACGATTTGGATATTAAATACCGTCTGTACCCTATCAACATCAACGTCTGTAGCATGCCCCCCGCAACATCGGACCGACTTCCTCCGAATTGGAGTGGACCTGCCAGCTGA